The Haliotis asinina isolate JCU_RB_2024 chromosome 3, JCU_Hal_asi_v2, whole genome shotgun sequence genome segment ggccttctcgaaacgtgattttgtaaacactatccaatatggcggaaagcgcacttcggcgttcgtgtaagtgtattttcgaaaacatcccaaccgattctaggtacatcggtgacgtttcagaattatcattcctggttacatgaaaacttgatatcagtgaccattaatatgctatttttgaaattcattactcccagtacttatccgattttcacatttcaaaacatactgcaaataatgctgtgaatctcgattttgtacagtttgaaaaatggcgacatttacgatgaagcctattttgaaaggcgattttaagcactttagcttggtctaagataatagtggatggtatcaagaaactgggaattttccgcagaattcaaaactgtgaagtatttatatatgcgtggtatatttagaattttattggacttccaagtgaggtatgtagaggaaggacatatatgtccctgtggcatccagggggttaagggTGTGTCCCGGAATGACATGAGTAATTCACGAGTGTCATGTTTTAGCGCAATTATATAAACACATCCGTTACCACAAGAAACAAGCATGGTCTAACACTTTATTTATGTCTGTATATAATACCATATATCCAATCTAAGAACGACGAAACACGTGTATAAACATCCGGGAAACCTGGCTTCCGGCACGTCGTACTTCCCCATGACGTCACACCTGCTAGAGTATATCGCCCGTGTTTATAACAAACTAGAGGTCCACCGGAATCTCCCTGAAGAAGAAAAATACACGTTCTACATCtacaaaatatgttcatgtttctctACTTCGAAAAGGTAGTATACAGGTAAGGAATGGTGCTTTCGCTCACCACGATACTGTGGTCTGATAGAAACTTAACAGTAGCCATGGCAGAATATTAAGGCAGGAAAGGTCTCAAAACACACATCAAGCACCAAACTATGTAAAACCCACTAACGGATCCAGGCACGACACTACTTTCCCTCGCGtctttgcgaggattaaagatgtttaaatatatataacatttgaGATGACCCCGACTCGATACTTTACAGTTCAATACATTTTGTCATAATGCATTGCACTGTGTTGCATTTCGAGTCGGGGGGTCATCTCCAAAAAATAAAGTTTATCTTTATTCTTCGCAAAGACACAAGGGTCTGTCATGTAGAAATGAGTGACTGTGTTTAGTTTAGTTCggcatgtagcaatattccagcaatatcatgtctgGCGTGAGGAAATGGCACTTGTCTATTATCTCACCTTGCAAGCGCCAATTATTCCATTTCCGgcgcaaatattttcttcctttaTGACCCGCCATGACTGATTACAGGCAGCGATGGGGACGATGTCCACCTGTAGGTGGCGTAGTATCCTTGAGTCCccagtatctgaaacatcaataTGAGAGTGACCTGGCACATGACTGTGTGCAGGAATCATCCAAAGATCGGCAGTTGTGTGTGTTGTCAATGAGAGCTTTGTGCTTCATTCAGACAATATAGAATAACGAAAACAACTGAACTAATATCGGAAATATTGATATCTCtgctgtttttttctttttcttttgttattttgtgtgaaaaatgGAAGCCATTCATCGGAATAGTTTCTAACCGGAAGTCACGTCATCATCTCTCTTTTTCCAGTTTGGAACTAATCAAGAAATGTTTTAGCTTCTTGATAAAAGCAACTGGTCCGCGATGAAGCTGCGATAACGAACTAGTCCGGTGTATTTATCATTATACAATGAGGTACACTCAGAAGCTTACTTCTTGTAAAGCCCCATCCGGTGACGTAGCACCGATCAGACTTATCGAACACAACGGAATTATGGGTAGGGAGACAGATTGTCCGGATATAGTGCCCACTGGTGTCCACAGGACGGTCAAGCTTTATCAGAGCGATATCATACGGATTCCCAAACCCAAGGTCGAACTTGGAATGCTGAAACATTGATTGGTAGATTGATTGGTAGATTAAATGCTTGACTGATTCTATTTTGGGGAGGGAGGGTGTTAATAATGGGTAATAAATTGAATGTGACGCTGAATGGATTTTACCGACCGAGTGTAAGGTGTTCTTTGTTGTCTTTATTTAAATAAGGTCTGCAAGTCTGCGTTTAATAATGTCTCTCACAAATTTCACACTTTACTTCATGAAGCAGGCTTTCATCATATATCTGTCTTTCTTATCATTCGGAAAGACGATTGCAGGGCCTATTGTACAGTAAGTAACTGAActgtaactgagtgagtgagtgagtttagttttacgccgcactcagcaatattccagctgtatggcggcggtctgtaaataatcgagtctggatcagacaatccagtcatcaacaacatgagcatcgatctgtgcagttgggaagcgatgacatgtgtctaccaagtcaatgaatctgaccaccagatcccgttagtcgcctcttacgacaagcgtagtcgccttttatggcaagcatgggttgctgaaggcctattctaccctgggaccttcacgggtcgaattgTAAC includes the following:
- the LOC137277027 gene encoding chymotrypsinogen A-like, with product MFIITGAIFIVFIQVEGHLPFSSCPQGGVPGFSECGFIPRLQTGKWGRVARVVGGDPAVVGEWPWQVALESRRRHFCGGSLINRRWVVTAAHCFRKYSPRRISVILGQHHRSRKTGHEQYRRISQVIKHSKFDLGFGNPYDIALIKLDRPVDTSGHYIRTICLPTHNSVVFDKSDRCYVTGWGFTRNTGDSRILRHLQVDIVPIAACNQSWRVIKEENICAGNGIIGACKGDSGGPLVCYKHGRYTLAGVTSWGSTTCRKPGFPDVYTRVSSFLDWIYGIIYRHK